One segment of Hippopotamus amphibius kiboko isolate mHipAmp2 chromosome 2, mHipAmp2.hap2, whole genome shotgun sequence DNA contains the following:
- the LOC130846037 gene encoding olfactory receptor 1L4-like — translation MEMKNYSSSNSGFTLLGLSSNPQLQKPLFAVFLVMYLVTLVGNGLIILAIHSVPQLHTPMYFFLSNLSFMDICFTTVLVPKMLVNLLSETKSISYVGCLVQMYFFVALGNTDSYLLASMAIDRLVAICNPLHYDVVMSPRRCLLLLLGSCTISHLHSMLRVLLMSRLSFCASHVIKHFFCDTQPVLKLSCSDTSSSQIVVMTETLAVIATPFLCILFSYLRIIITVLKIPSAAGKWKAFSTCGSHLTVVVLFYGSIIYVYFRPLSMYSVVKDRIATVIYTIVTPTLNPFIYSLRNKDMKRGLRKLRDRIYS, via the coding sequence ATGGAGATGAAGAACTACAGCAGCAGCAACTCTGGCTTTACCCTCCTGGGCCTCTCTTCCAACCCCCAGCTGCAGAAACCCCTCTTTGCTGTCTTTCTCGTCATGTACCTGGTCACCCTGGTGGGGAATGGACTCATCATCCTGGCCATCCACTCAGTCCCCCAGCTCCACACCCCTATGTACTTTTTTCTCAGCAACCTGTCCTTCATGGATATCTGCTTCACAACAGTCCTCGTGCCCAAGATGCTGGTGAACTTACTCTCAGAGACAAAGTCTATCTCCTATGTGGGCTGCCTGGTCCAGATGTACTTCTTCGTGGCCTTGGGGAACACTGACAGCTACCTGCTGGCCTCGATGGCCATAGATCGGCTGGTGGCCATCTGCAACCCCTTACACTATGACGTGGTCATGAGCCCACGACGttgcctcctcctgctgctgggtTCCTGCACCATCTCTCACCTGCACTCCATGCTGCGTGTGCTACTCATGTCCCGCCTGTCTTTCTGTGCCTCCCATGTCATCAAGCACTTCTTTTGTGATACCCAGCCTGTGCTTAAGCTTTCCTGCTCGGACACTTCCTCCAGCCAGATTGTGGTCATGACCGAGACCCTGGCTGTCATTGCCACCCCTTTCCTGTGCATTCTCTTTTCCTACCTGAGAATCATCATCACTGTGCTCAAAATCCCCTCTGCAGCTGGGAAGTGGAAGGCCTTCTCTACCTGTGGCTCCCACCTCACTGTGGTGGTTTTGTTCTATGGGAGTATCATCTATGTCTATTTTAGGCCCCTGTCCATGTACTCAGTGGTGAAGGACCGGATAGCCACTGTTATATACACAATAGTGACACCCACGTTGAACCCTttcatctacagcctgaggaacaaaGATATGAAGAGGGGTTTGAGGAAATTAAGGGACAGAATTTACTCATAG
- the LOC130845816 gene encoding olfactory receptor 1L4-like: METKNYSSSNSGFTLLGLSSNPQLQKPLFAVFLVMYLVTLVGNGLIILAIHSDSRLHTPMYFFLSNLSFMDICFTTVIVPKMLVSLLSETKSISYVGCLVQMYFFMALGNTDSYLLASMAIDRLVAICNPLHYDVVMSPRRCLLLLLGSCTISHLHSMLYVLLMSRLSFCASHVIKHFFCDTQPVLKLSCSDTFSNQIVVMTETLAVIATPFLCILFSYLRIIITVLKIPSAAGRWKAFSTCGSHLTVVVLFYGSIIYVYFRPLSMYSVVKDRVATVMYTIVTPMLNPFIYSLRNKDMKRGLRKLRDRIHS, translated from the coding sequence ATGGAGACCAAGAATTACAGCAGCAGCAACTCTGGCTTTACCCTCCTGGGCCTCTCTTCCAACCCCCAGCTGCAGAAACCCCTCTTTGCTGTCTTCCTCGTCATGTACCTGGTCACCCTGGTGGGGAATGGACTCATCATCCTGGCCATCCACTCGGACTCCCGGCTCCACACCCCTATGTACTTTTTTCTCAGCAACCTGTCCTTCATGGATATCTGCTTCACGACAGTCATTGTGCCCAAGATGCTGGTGAGCTTACTCTCAGAGACAAAGTCTATCTCCTATGTGGGCTGCCTGGTCCAGATGTACTTCTTCATGGCCTTGGGCAACACTGACAGCTACCTGCTGGCCTCGATGGCCATAGATCGGCTGGTGGCCATCTGCAACCCCTTACACTATGACGTGGTCATGAGCCCACGACGTTGCCTTCTCCTGCTGCTGGGTTCCTGCACCATCTCTCACCTGCACTCCATGCTGTATGTGCTTCTCATGTCCCGCCTGTCTTTCTGTGCCTCCCATGTCATCAAGCACTTCTTTTGTGATACTCAGCCTGTGCTTAAGCTGTCCTGCTCGGACACTTTCTCCAACCAGATTGTGGTCATGACCGAGACCCTGGCTGTCATTGCCACCCCTTTCCTGTGTATTCTCTTCTCCTACCTGAGAATCATCATCACTGTGCTCAAAATCCCCTCTGCAGCTGGGAGGTGGAAGGCCTTCTCTACCTGTGGCTCCCACCTCACTGTGGTGGTTTTGTTCTATGGGAGTATCATCTATGTCTATTTTAGGCCCCTGTCCATGTACTCAGTGGTGAAGGACCGGGTAGCCACAGTTATGTACACAATAGTGACACCCATGTTGAACCCTttcatctacagcctgaggaacaaaGATATGAAGCGGGGTCTGAGGAAATTAAGGGACAGAATTCACTCATAG